In Streptomyces nodosus, one DNA window encodes the following:
- a CDS encoding acylphosphatase, with protein MNDDARLVAWVRGRVQGVGFRWFTRAKALEIGGLSGFALNLEDGRVQVVAEGPRQGCEGLLDWLRGDDTPGRVDGVTEMWDTPRGGYDGFAVR; from the coding sequence ATGAATGACGACGCACGGCTCGTCGCATGGGTGCGCGGGCGTGTCCAAGGGGTGGGTTTCCGCTGGTTCACCCGGGCCAAGGCGCTGGAGATCGGCGGACTGAGTGGCTTTGCTCTCAATCTGGAGGACGGGCGGGTGCAGGTGGTCGCCGAGGGGCCACGGCAGGGGTGCGAGGGCCTGCTCGACTGGCTCCGGGGTGACGACACACCCGGGCGTGTGGACGGAGTCACTGAGATGTGGGACACGCCCCGCGGCGGTTACGACGGCTTCGCGGTCCGCTGA
- the smc gene encoding chromosome segregation protein SMC, with amino-acid sequence MHLKALTLRGFKSFASATTLRFEPGITCVVGPNGSGKSNVVDALSWVMGEQGAKSLRGGKMEDVIFAGTTGRPPLGRAEVSLTIDNSDGALPIEYSEVTITRIMFRNGGSEYQINGDTCRLLDIQELLSDSGIGREMHVIVGQGQLDSVLHADPMGRRAFIEEAAGVLKHRKRKEKALRKLDSMQANLARVQDLTDELRRRLKPLGRQAAVARRAAVIQADLRDARLRLLADDLVRLREALRAEIADEAALKERKESAEAELKKALRREAFLEDEVRRLAPRLHRAQQTWYELSQLAERVRGTISLADARVKSARSAPVEERRGRDPEDMEREAARVREQEAELTAALEAAERALEDTVAHRADLERELASEERRLKDAARALADRREGLARLNGQVNAARSRAASAQAEIDRLAVARDEAEDRAVAARQEYEALKAEVDGLDAGDADLAERHEAARRALAGAEAALSAAREAAGAAERRRAAVAARHEALALGLRRKDGTGALLGARDRLAGLLGPAAELLSVTSGHEVALAAALGTAADALAVTTPASAADAIRLLRKQDAGRAALLLSGAPEDVPEGAPVAGVPYAADLVRGPAELMPAVRRLLRSMVVVGTLEDAEELVRARPDLTAVTAEGDLLGAHFAHGGSAGVPSLLEVQASVDEAAAELEELAVICERSAEEQWSAGERRTECAALVEELGERRRAAEREKSGVAQQLGRLAGQARGAAGEAERSAAAAARAQEALEKALGEVEELAERLAVAEEMPVEAEPDTSVRDRLAADGANARQTEMEARLQVRTHEERVKGLAGRADALDRGARAEREARARAERHRARLRHEAAVAEAVASGARQLLAHVEVSLGRAQAERTAAEAAKARREEELGTARTEGRDLKAELDKLTDSVHRGEVLGAEKRLRIEQLETRALEELGVEPAVLVAEYGPDQPVPPSPAPEGEEPSGDAGQPGDRPRPFVRAEQEKRLRAAERAYQQLGKVNPLALEEFAALEERHTFLGEQLEDLKKTRADLLQVVKEVDQRVEQVFAEAFRDTAREFEGVFGRLFPGGDGRLVLTDPDHMLTTGIDVEARPPGKKVKRLSLLSGGERSLTAVALLVSIFKARPSPFYVMDEVEAALDDTNLQRLIRIMQELQEASQLIVITHQKRTMEVADALYGVSMQGDGVSKVISQRLR; translated from the coding sequence GTGCACCTCAAGGCCCTGACCCTCCGGGGGTTCAAGTCGTTCGCCTCGGCGACCACGCTCCGGTTCGAACCGGGGATCACCTGTGTGGTGGGGCCGAATGGCTCGGGCAAGTCCAATGTCGTGGACGCCCTCAGCTGGGTCATGGGGGAGCAGGGGGCCAAATCGCTGCGCGGCGGCAAGATGGAGGACGTCATCTTCGCCGGCACCACCGGGCGCCCGCCGCTCGGCCGCGCCGAGGTGTCCCTGACCATCGACAACTCCGACGGGGCCCTCCCGATCGAGTACTCCGAGGTCACCATCACGCGGATCATGTTCCGCAACGGCGGCAGCGAGTACCAGATCAACGGCGACACCTGCCGCCTCCTGGACATCCAGGAACTTCTCTCCGACTCCGGCATCGGCCGTGAGATGCATGTGATCGTCGGCCAGGGCCAGCTCGACTCCGTGCTGCACGCCGACCCCATGGGCCGCCGCGCCTTCATCGAAGAGGCGGCGGGCGTGCTGAAACACCGCAAGCGCAAGGAGAAGGCGCTGCGCAAGCTGGACTCCATGCAGGCGAACCTGGCCCGCGTCCAGGACCTCACCGACGAGTTGCGCCGCCGGCTGAAACCGCTGGGACGGCAGGCGGCGGTCGCGCGCCGGGCGGCCGTCATCCAGGCCGACCTCCGGGACGCCCGGCTGCGGCTGCTCGCCGACGACCTGGTACGGCTGCGGGAGGCGCTCCGGGCCGAGATCGCGGACGAGGCCGCGCTCAAGGAACGCAAGGAGAGCGCCGAGGCCGAGCTGAAGAAGGCACTGCGGCGCGAGGCGTTCCTGGAGGACGAGGTACGGCGGCTCGCCCCGCGGCTGCACCGCGCCCAGCAGACCTGGTACGAGCTGTCCCAGCTCGCGGAGCGGGTGCGCGGCACGATCTCGCTCGCCGACGCGCGAGTGAAGAGCGCCCGGTCGGCGCCCGTGGAGGAGCGTCGCGGACGCGACCCCGAGGACATGGAACGGGAGGCCGCGCGCGTCCGCGAGCAGGAGGCCGAACTGACCGCGGCGCTCGAGGCGGCCGAGCGCGCCCTGGAGGACACCGTCGCCCACCGGGCCGATCTCGAACGCGAACTGGCGAGCGAGGAGCGGCGGCTGAAGGACGCGGCCCGCGCGCTCGCCGACCGCCGCGAGGGCCTGGCCCGGCTGAACGGACAGGTCAACGCGGCCCGTTCGCGCGCCGCCTCCGCCCAGGCCGAGATCGACCGGCTGGCCGTCGCCCGCGACGAGGCGGAGGACCGCGCGGTCGCCGCCCGGCAGGAGTACGAGGCGCTCAAGGCCGAGGTCGACGGCCTCGACGCGGGCGACGCGGATCTCGCCGAGCGCCACGAGGCCGCCCGACGGGCGCTGGCCGGCGCGGAGGCCGCCCTGTCCGCGGCCCGCGAGGCGGCCGGCGCCGCCGAGCGCCGGCGTGCCGCGGTCGCGGCCCGCCATGAGGCCCTCGCCCTCGGGCTGCGCCGCAAGGACGGCACGGGCGCCCTGCTCGGGGCGCGGGACCGGCTCGCGGGGCTCCTCGGCCCGGCGGCCGAACTGCTCTCGGTGACCTCCGGCCATGAGGTCGCCCTCGCGGCGGCCCTCGGCACGGCCGCGGACGCGCTCGCGGTCACCACCCCGGCCTCGGCCGCCGACGCCATCCGGTTGTTGCGCAAGCAGGACGCGGGCCGTGCCGCGCTGTTGCTGAGCGGCGCCCCCGAGGACGTACCGGAGGGGGCGCCGGTCGCCGGTGTGCCGTACGCGGCCGATCTGGTGCGTGGCCCCGCCGAACTGATGCCCGCCGTGCGGCGGCTGCTGCGCTCCATGGTCGTGGTCGGCACCCTCGAGGACGCCGAGGAACTGGTCCGGGCACGGCCCGATCTGACCGCCGTCACCGCCGAGGGCGATCTCCTCGGCGCGCACTTCGCGCACGGCGGGTCCGCCGGGGTCCCGAGCCTGCTGGAGGTGCAGGCCTCCGTCGACGAGGCCGCCGCCGAGCTGGAGGAACTCGCCGTCATCTGCGAGCGGTCGGCCGAGGAACAGTGGAGCGCGGGGGAGCGCCGCACCGAGTGCGCGGCCCTCGTCGAGGAGCTGGGGGAGCGGCGGCGCGCTGCCGAGCGCGAGAAGTCCGGAGTCGCCCAGCAGCTGGGCCGGCTGGCCGGGCAGGCGCGGGGCGCGGCCGGGGAGGCCGAGCGCTCCGCCGCTGCCGCGGCCCGGGCGCAGGAAGCCCTGGAGAAGGCCCTCGGCGAGGTCGAGGAACTGGCCGAGCGGCTCGCCGTGGCCGAGGAGATGCCGGTCGAGGCGGAGCCCGACACCTCCGTACGCGACCGGCTCGCCGCCGACGGGGCGAACGCGCGGCAGACCGAGATGGAGGCCCGGCTCCAGGTCCGTACCCATGAGGAGCGGGTGAAGGGCCTTGCCGGGCGGGCCGACGCCCTGGACCGGGGCGCCCGCGCCGAACGCGAGGCACGCGCACGGGCCGAGCGGCACCGCGCCCGACTGCGGCACGAGGCCGCCGTCGCGGAGGCCGTCGCCTCCGGTGCCCGGCAGCTCCTGGCCCATGTCGAGGTCTCGCTGGGCCGCGCGCAGGCGGAGCGCACCGCCGCCGAGGCCGCCAAGGCGCGCCGCGAGGAGGAGCTCGGAACCGCCCGTACCGAGGGCCGGGACCTCAAGGCCGAGCTCGACAAGCTCACCGACTCCGTCCACCGCGGCGAGGTGCTCGGCGCCGAGAAGCGGCTGCGCATCGAACAGCTGGAGACCCGGGCGCTGGAGGAGCTCGGGGTCGAACCGGCGGTGCTGGTCGCCGAGTACGGCCCCGACCAGCCGGTGCCGCCCTCGCCGGCCCCCGAGGGCGAGGAGCCGTCCGGGGACGCCGGGCAGCCGGGCGACCGGCCCCGGCCGTTCGTCCGCGCCGAGCAGGAGAAACGGCTCAGGGCCGCCGAGCGTGCCTACCAGCAGCTCGGCAAGGTCAATCCGCTCGCCCTGGAGGAGTTCGCGGCGCTGGAGGAGCGCCACACCTTCCTCGGCGAGCAGCTGGAGGACCTGAAGAAGACCCGCGCGGATCTGCTCCAGGTGGTCAAGGAGGTCGACCAGCGGGTGGAGCAGGTGTTCGCCGAAGCTTTCCGGGACACCGCCCGTGAGTTCGAGGGCGTCTTCGGCCGGCTGTTCCCCGGGGGCGACGGCCGGCTGGTGCTCACCGACCCCGACCACATGCTCACCACGGGCATCGACGTCGAGGCACGGCCCCCGGGCAAGAAGGTCAAGCGGCTCTCCCTGCTCTCCGGCGGCGAACGTTCGCTGACCGCCGTCGCGCTGCTGGTGTCGATCTTCAAGGCGCGGCCCAGCCCGTTCTATGTCATGGACGAGGTCGAGGCGGCCCTGGACGACACCAATCTGCAGCGGCTGATCCGCATCATGCAGGAGCTTCAGGAGGCCTCCCAGCTGATCGTGATCACCCATCAGAAGCGGACCATGGAGGTCGCGGACGCGCTGTACGGCGTCTCCATGCAGGGTGACGGCGTGTCGAAGGTCATCTCCCAGCGTCTGCGCTAG
- a CDS encoding sugar porter family MFS transporter: MTSAAQAPQTGAGTARPERLGRVVFIAAAAAMGGFLFGYDSSVINGAVEAVRDRYDIGPAALAQVIAIALIGCAVGAATAGRMADRIGRIRCMRISAVLFTVSAVGSALPFALWDLALWRVVGGFAIGMASVIGPAYIAEVAPPAYRGRLGSFQQAAIVIGIAVSQLVNWGLLSAAGGDQRGRLLGLEAWQVMLGVMVVPAVLYGLLSFAIPESPRFLISVGRRERAREILAEVEGPGTDLDARVTGIEQAMRSEHRSTFGDLLGGGFLFRPIVWIGIGLSVFQQFVGINVAFYYSSTLWQSVGVNPTDSFFYSFTTSIINIVGTVIAMVFVDRIGRKPLAIIGSAGMVVGLALEAWAFSYHLVDGRLPGTQGWVALIAAHVFVLFFALSWGVVVWVMLGEMFPNRIRAAALGVAASAQWIANWAITASFPSLSDWNLSATYVIYAVFAALSVPFVLKFVTETKGKALEEMG; the protein is encoded by the coding sequence GTGACCAGCGCAGCGCAGGCGCCGCAGACGGGAGCCGGGACGGCTCGGCCCGAACGTCTCGGGCGCGTCGTCTTCATCGCGGCGGCGGCCGCCATGGGCGGCTTTCTCTTCGGCTACGACAGCTCCGTGATCAACGGTGCCGTCGAGGCCGTCCGGGACCGCTATGACATCGGCCCCGCGGCGCTGGCCCAGGTCATCGCCATCGCCCTGATCGGCTGTGCGGTGGGCGCCGCCACCGCGGGCCGCATGGCGGACCGCATCGGACGTATCCGGTGCATGCGGATCTCAGCCGTCCTCTTCACCGTCAGTGCCGTAGGCTCCGCGCTGCCCTTCGCCCTGTGGGACCTCGCGCTCTGGCGGGTCGTCGGCGGCTTCGCCATCGGCATGGCCTCCGTGATCGGCCCCGCCTATATCGCCGAGGTGGCGCCGCCCGCCTACCGGGGCCGGCTCGGCTCCTTCCAGCAGGCCGCGATCGTCATCGGCATCGCCGTCTCCCAGCTGGTCAACTGGGGTCTGCTGAGCGCCGCCGGCGGCGACCAGCGCGGCAGGCTGCTGGGCCTGGAGGCCTGGCAGGTGATGCTCGGCGTCATGGTCGTCCCCGCCGTCCTCTACGGTCTGCTCTCCTTCGCCATCCCCGAGTCCCCGCGCTTTCTGATCTCCGTCGGCAGGCGCGAGCGCGCCCGGGAGATCCTCGCCGAGGTCGAGGGCCCGGGCACCGATCTGGACGCCCGGGTCACCGGGATCGAGCAGGCCATGCGGAGCGAGCACCGGTCGACCTTCGGGGATCTGCTCGGCGGCGGCTTCCTGTTCCGTCCGATCGTCTGGATCGGCATCGGACTCTCGGTCTTCCAGCAGTTCGTCGGCATCAACGTCGCGTTCTACTACTCCTCGACGCTGTGGCAGTCGGTCGGCGTCAACCCGACGGACTCGTTCTTCTACTCCTTCACCACGTCGATCATCAATATCGTCGGCACCGTGATCGCGATGGTCTTCGTGGACCGCATCGGCCGCAAGCCGCTGGCGATCATCGGCTCGGCCGGCATGGTCGTCGGACTGGCGCTGGAGGCGTGGGCGTTCTCGTACCACCTGGTCGACGGCAGGCTGCCGGGCACACAGGGCTGGGTCGCCCTGATCGCCGCCCATGTGTTCGTCCTCTTCTTCGCCCTGTCCTGGGGTGTGGTCGTCTGGGTGATGCTCGGCGAGATGTTCCCGAACCGGATCCGCGCCGCCGCGCTGGGTGTGGCCGCCTCCGCGCAGTGGATCGCCAACTGGGCCATCACCGCGAGCTTCCCGTCGCTGTCCGACTGGAACCTCTCCGCGACCTATGTGATCTACGCGGTCTTCGCCGCGCTGTCCGTCCCGTTCGTGCTGAAGTTCGTGACCGAGACCAAGGGCAAGGCGCTGGAGGAGATGGGCTGA
- the ftsY gene encoding signal recognition particle-docking protein FtsY encodes METVILAVVIAVVVLGALGGLIVGSRRRKPLPPAPPKTPDITAPPAEPHVGEEAETPSDEERRSIEEVGLPGASAPVGVEEPPTVEAPPIEIPEPSAGRLVRLRARLSRSQNALGKGLLTLLSREHLDEETWEEVEDTLLTADVGVLPTEELVERLRERVRVLGTRTPVELRGLLREELLALVGTDMDRTVKTEPEARKPGIVMVVGVNGTGKTTTTGKLARVLVADGRTVVLGAADTFRAAAADQLQTWGERVGAYTVRGPEAGDPASVAFDAVKEGKEMGVDVVLIDTAGRLHTKTGLMDELGKVKRVVEKHAPLDEVLLVLDATTGQNGLVQARVFAEVVDITGIVLTKLDGTAKGGIVVAVQRELGVPVKLIGLGEGADDLAPFEPEAFVDALIGD; translated from the coding sequence ATGGAAACCGTCATCCTTGCTGTAGTCATCGCCGTGGTCGTGCTCGGCGCGCTCGGCGGGCTCATCGTCGGCAGCCGGCGGCGCAAGCCGCTGCCTCCCGCGCCCCCGAAGACGCCCGACATCACCGCCCCTCCGGCCGAGCCGCATGTCGGCGAAGAGGCCGAGACACCGAGCGACGAGGAGCGCCGGTCGATCGAGGAGGTGGGCCTCCCGGGGGCGTCCGCTCCCGTCGGCGTCGAGGAGCCGCCCACCGTCGAGGCGCCCCCGATCGAGATCCCCGAACCCAGCGCCGGCCGGCTGGTCCGGCTGCGGGCGCGACTGTCGCGCTCGCAGAACGCGCTCGGCAAGGGGCTGCTCACCCTGTTGTCCCGTGAGCACCTCGACGAGGAGACCTGGGAGGAGGTCGAGGACACGCTGCTCACCGCCGACGTCGGTGTGCTGCCCACCGAGGAACTGGTCGAGCGGCTGCGCGAGCGGGTTCGGGTACTGGGCACCCGCACCCCCGTCGAACTGCGCGGGCTGTTGCGTGAGGAACTGCTCGCGCTGGTCGGCACCGATATGGACCGCACCGTGAAGACCGAGCCCGAGGCCCGCAAGCCCGGCATCGTGATGGTCGTCGGCGTCAACGGCACCGGCAAGACCACCACCACCGGCAAGCTCGCACGGGTGCTGGTGGCCGACGGCCGCACCGTCGTGCTCGGCGCCGCCGACACCTTCCGCGCCGCCGCCGCCGACCAGTTGCAGACCTGGGGCGAGCGGGTCGGTGCCTACACCGTGCGCGGCCCCGAGGCGGGCGACCCCGCCTCCGTGGCCTTCGACGCGGTCAAGGAGGGCAAGGAGATGGGCGTCGACGTCGTGCTCATCGACACGGCCGGGCGCCTGCACACCAAGACCGGCCTCATGGACGAGCTGGGCAAGGTCAAGCGGGTCGTCGAGAAGCACGCCCCGCTGGACGAGGTGCTGCTGGTCCTCGACGCCACGACCGGGCAGAACGGACTCGTCCAGGCCCGTGTCTTCGCCGAGGTCGTGGACATCACCGGCATCGTCCTCACCAAGCTCGACGGTACGGCCAAGGGCGGCATCGTGGTCGCGGTCCAGCGGGAGCTGGGCGTGCCGGTGAAGCTGATCGGACTCGGCGAGGGCGCCGACGACCTGGCGCCGTTCGAGCCGGAGGCGTTCGTGGATGCGCTGATCGGCGACTGA
- a CDS encoding bifunctional DNA primase/polymerase — protein sequence MGFTFGGTRAIREIRPGARRRGRSSECTAVAEYTGLWGWDVAPGARACAGGCSCGVRRCPAPGAHPLDAATVVPAGATLDEVTEAWGEVPGAAVLLPVGRAFDVIEVAEAAGRRALVRLERMGVPLGPVTATPDGRAHFFVAPGSAAELPGLLYRMAWEDTALDLRALGPGSHITAPPSDRGGLGPVRWLRSPALDSATAPPAARLLIGTLAYVAHRSTA from the coding sequence ATGGGCTTCACGTTCGGCGGCACACGCGCGATCCGCGAGATCCGCCCCGGCGCGCGACGCCGGGGCCGCTCCTCGGAGTGCACCGCCGTGGCCGAGTACACCGGGCTGTGGGGCTGGGACGTGGCGCCCGGCGCACGGGCCTGTGCCGGGGGGTGCTCCTGCGGGGTCCGCAGGTGTCCCGCGCCGGGCGCTCATCCGCTGGACGCGGCGACCGTGGTGCCCGCGGGTGCCACCCTCGACGAGGTGACCGAGGCCTGGGGCGAGGTGCCGGGCGCCGCCGTACTGCTGCCGGTCGGCCGCGCGTTCGATGTGATCGAGGTCGCCGAGGCGGCGGGGCGGCGCGCGCTGGTCCGGCTGGAGCGCATGGGTGTCCCGCTCGGCCCGGTGACGGCGACCCCGGACGGCCGCGCCCACTTCTTCGTCGCCCCCGGCTCCGCGGCCGAGCTCCCCGGTCTGCTGTACCGGATGGCGTGGGAGGACACGGCCCTCGATCTGCGCGCCCTGGGCCCGGGCAGCCACATCACCGCGCCGCCCTCGGACCGCGGGGGCCTCGGACCGGTCCGCTGGCTGCGCTCCCCCGCCCTCGACTCGGCGACCGCACCGCCGGCCGCCCGCCTGCTGATCGGCACCCTGGCCTATGTGGCGCACCGCTCGACCGCGTGA
- the nsdA gene encoding transcriptional repressor NsdA: protein MGGNGGDGTNADKRPNELLGSWFARSGWSKGELARQVNRRARQMGAHHISTDTSRVRRWLDGENPREPIPRILSELFSEHFGCVVAVEDLGLRTAHQSPSVAGIDLPWTGPQTVALISEFSRSDLMLARRGFLGSSLALSAGPALIEPMQRWLVPGPAAPRQEPGAAPAGRVRGRLSKPELDLLETTTVMFRKWDAQCGGGLRRKAVVGQLHEVTDLLQESQPEATARRLFKVAAELAQLAGWMSYDVGLQPTAQKYFVLALHAAKEAGEKPLGSYILSSMSRQMIHLGRPEDALELIHLAQYGSRDCAGPRTQSMLHALEARAYANMGQAGKCKRAVRMAEDTFADAAEFDEPEPDWIRFFCEAELHAENSHSYRDLAYVAGRSPSYASLAEPLMRQAVDLFAQDSDHQRSYALNLIGLATVHLLQGEPEQGALLARRSMEVARKVRSERVNTRIRKTVDTAVRDFGDLSEVLELTDHLATYLPETAEAV from the coding sequence GTGGGCGGCAACGGCGGAGACGGGACGAACGCTGACAAGCGCCCCAATGAGCTGCTCGGCTCGTGGTTCGCGCGCAGCGGCTGGTCGAAGGGCGAGCTGGCGCGTCAGGTGAACCGCAGGGCCCGTCAGATGGGGGCCCACCACATTTCCACCGACACCTCGCGGGTGCGTCGCTGGCTCGACGGCGAGAATCCGCGCGAGCCGATCCCGCGGATCCTCTCCGAGCTGTTCTCGGAGCACTTCGGCTGTGTGGTCGCGGTCGAGGACCTCGGTCTGCGCACCGCCCACCAGTCACCCTCCGTGGCCGGGATCGACCTGCCCTGGACGGGCCCGCAGACGGTGGCGCTGATCAGCGAGTTCTCGCGCAGCGATCTGATGCTGGCGCGGCGCGGCTTCCTCGGGAGCTCGCTGGCCCTGTCCGCGGGCCCGGCCCTCATCGAGCCCATGCAGCGCTGGCTCGTGCCGGGCCCCGCCGCCCCGCGTCAGGAACCGGGGGCGGCGCCCGCCGGGCGGGTCCGCGGCCGGCTCTCCAAGCCGGAGCTGGACCTGCTGGAGACGACCACCGTGATGTTCCGCAAATGGGACGCCCAGTGCGGCGGCGGCCTGCGCCGCAAGGCGGTCGTCGGCCAGCTGCACGAGGTGACCGATCTGCTTCAGGAGTCCCAGCCGGAGGCCACCGCCAGGCGCCTCTTCAAGGTCGCCGCGGAGCTGGCCCAGCTGGCGGGCTGGATGAGTTACGACGTCGGGCTGCAGCCCACCGCGCAGAAGTACTTCGTCCTCGCCCTGCACGCCGCCAAGGAGGCCGGCGAGAAGCCCCTCGGCTCCTACATCCTCTCCAGCATGAGCCGCCAGATGATCCATCTCGGCCGGCCCGAGGACGCCCTGGAGCTCATCCATCTCGCCCAGTACGGCAGCCGGGACTGCGCGGGCCCGCGCACCCAGTCGATGCTCCATGCGCTGGAGGCCCGTGCGTACGCGAACATGGGGCAGGCCGGCAAGTGCAAGCGCGCCGTCCGGATGGCCGAGGACACCTTCGCCGACGCGGCCGAGTTCGACGAGCCCGAGCCCGACTGGATCCGCTTCTTCTGCGAGGCCGAGCTGCACGCGGAGAACTCCCACTCCTACCGTGACCTGGCCTATGTCGCCGGCCGCAGCCCCAGCTACGCCTCGCTCGCCGAGCCCCTGATGCGGCAGGCGGTCGACCTCTTCGCCCAGGACTCCGACCACCAGCGGTCCTATGCGCTGAACCTCATCGGCCTGGCCACCGTGCACCTCCTCCAGGGGGAGCCCGAGCAGGGCGCACTGCTGGCCAGGCGGTCCATGGAGGTCGCCCGCAAGGTCCGCTCCGAACGCGTCAACACCCGGATCCGCAAGACGGTCGACACGGCCGTACGCGATTTCGGTGATCTTTCCGAGGTCCTCGAACTGACCGACCATCTCGCCACCTATCTGCCCGAGACCGCCGAAGCGGTCTGA
- a CDS encoding ammonium transporter — translation MAPAAVTLAADASRLSSADTGFMLICSALVMLMTPGLAFFYGGMVRVKSTLNMLMMSFISLGIVTLLWVFYGFALAFGTDRGSFLGWTSAFAGFSGIDRMQLWDGTTIPVFAFAVFQLMFAVITPALISGALADRVKFTAWSVFLVLWVTIVYFPVAHWVWGEGGWAHDLGVIDFAGGTAVHINAGAAALGVILVIGKRVGFQKDPMRPHSLPLVMLGAGLLWFGWFGFNAGSWLGNDDGVSALMFVNTQIATGAAMLAWLAWERFRHGAFTTLGAASGAVAGLVAITPSGGAVSPLGAIAVGAVAGVLCSMAVGLKYRLGYDDSLDVVGVHMVGGVVGSLLIGFLADGKGQSAAKGLFYGGGPGQLGKQCAGVFAVLAYSLIASAVLALLLDRTIGMRVTQDTEISGVDRAQHAETAYDFSGAGGGVIAGAAQAPAVARTRRVDA, via the coding sequence ATGGCACCAGCCGCCGTCACGCTCGCGGCGGACGCATCCAGACTGTCGTCCGCCGATACGGGCTTCATGCTCATCTGTTCCGCTCTGGTCATGCTGATGACCCCCGGGCTCGCCTTCTTCTACGGGGGCATGGTCCGCGTCAAGAGCACCCTGAACATGCTGATGATGAGCTTCATCAGCCTGGGGATCGTCACCCTGCTGTGGGTTTTCTACGGCTTCGCCCTGGCCTTCGGCACCGACCGCGGCTCCTTCCTCGGCTGGACCTCCGCCTTCGCCGGCTTCAGCGGCATCGACAGGATGCAGCTCTGGGACGGCACCACCATCCCGGTCTTCGCCTTCGCGGTCTTCCAGCTGATGTTCGCCGTGATCACACCCGCCCTGATCAGCGGTGCGCTGGCGGACCGGGTGAAGTTCACGGCCTGGTCCGTCTTCCTGGTGCTGTGGGTCACGATCGTGTACTTCCCGGTCGCCCACTGGGTCTGGGGCGAGGGAGGCTGGGCCCACGATCTCGGTGTGATCGACTTCGCCGGAGGCACGGCGGTCCACATCAACGCCGGTGCGGCGGCGCTCGGCGTGATCCTTGTCATCGGGAAGCGCGTCGGCTTCCAGAAGGACCCGATGCGCCCGCACAGTCTCCCCCTGGTCATGCTGGGCGCCGGCCTGCTGTGGTTCGGCTGGTTCGGCTTCAACGCCGGCTCCTGGCTCGGCAACGACGACGGCGTCAGCGCCCTGATGTTCGTCAACACCCAGATCGCCACCGGCGCCGCCATGCTGGCCTGGCTCGCCTGGGAGAGGTTCCGCCACGGCGCGTTCACCACCCTGGGCGCCGCCTCCGGAGCCGTCGCAGGACTGGTCGCGATCACCCCGTCCGGAGGCGCGGTCTCGCCGCTCGGCGCGATCGCCGTCGGCGCTGTCGCCGGTGTGCTGTGCTCCATGGCCGTGGGCCTGAAGTACCGGCTCGGCTACGACGACTCCCTCGATGTCGTCGGGGTCCATATGGTCGGCGGTGTCGTCGGCTCCCTGCTGATCGGCTTCCTCGCCGACGGCAAGGGCCAGTCCGCCGCCAAGGGCCTCTTCTACGGCGGCGGCCCGGGTCAGCTGGGGAAGCAGTGCGCCGGGGTGTTCGCGGTCCTCGCCTACTCCCTGATCGCCTCCGCGGTCCTCGCGCTCCTCCTCGACAGGACGATCGGCATGCGCGTGACCCAGGACACCGAGATCTCCGGCGTCGACCGGGCCCAGCACGCCGAGACCGCGTACGACTTCAGCGGTGCGGGCGGCGGCGTCATCGCCGGCGCCGCGCAGGCCCCGGCCGTCGCACGGACCAGGAGAGTGGACGCATGA
- a CDS encoding P-II family nitrogen regulator, protein MKLITAVVKPHRFDAIKEVLQAFGVHGLTVTEASGYGRQRGHTEVYRGAEYTVDLVPKIRIEVLAEDEDAEELIDVIVKAARTGKIGDGKVWSVPVETAVRVRTGERGPDAL, encoded by the coding sequence ATGAAGCTCATCACCGCCGTCGTCAAGCCCCACCGCTTCGACGCGATCAAGGAAGTCCTCCAGGCCTTCGGCGTGCACGGCCTGACCGTCACCGAGGCCAGCGGCTACGGTCGTCAGCGGGGACACACCGAGGTCTACCGCGGTGCCGAGTACACGGTGGACCTGGTCCCGAAGATCCGTATCGAGGTACTGGCCGAGGACGAGGACGCCGAGGAACTGATCGACGTCATCGTCAAGGCGGCCCGCACCGGCAAGATCGGCGACGGCAAGGTCTGGTCCGTCCCGGTCGAGACGGCCGTCCGGGTGCGGACCGGCGAACGCGGCCCCGACGCACTGTGA